A window of the Bufo gargarizans isolate SCDJY-AF-19 chromosome 1, ASM1485885v1, whole genome shotgun sequence genome harbors these coding sequences:
- the LYRM2 gene encoding LYR motif-containing protein 2 — MSLRIPPAALSLKQFLVRQQVLGLYRRILRAVRQIPDPADRSYMRDWARGEFKRNKTASDEITIRMMITQGERQVQTMEQSLQLAKS, encoded by the exons ATGTCCTTACGAATCCCCCCAGCGGCTCTCAGCCTCAAACAG TTCCTGGTCAGGCAGCAGGTGCTGGGTCTCTACAGAAGGATCCTCCGCGCTGTGCGTCAAATCCCCGACCCTGCAGACCGCAGCTACATGAGGGACTGGGCCAGGGGGGAGTTCAAGAGGAACAAGACGGCCAGTGATGAG ATCACCATACGGATGATGATAACGCAGGGTGAACGGCAGGTGCAGACGATGGAGCAGTCTCTACAGCTGGCCAAGTCTTAG